In the Scomber japonicus isolate fScoJap1 chromosome 18, fScoJap1.pri, whole genome shotgun sequence genome, one interval contains:
- the LOC128378760 gene encoding glutaryl-CoA dehydrogenase, mitochondrial-like yields the protein MALRTAACRLMVNPQRCAMISVCRAQGTAAPARRDAEKTEQKAKAPKVQFDWRDALNLEGLLTEEEIMIRDSFRTYCQEKLMPRIIMANRNEVFHREIVSEMGELGVLGPTIKGYGCAGTSYVAYGLIAREVERVDSGYRSVMSVQSSLVMHPINAYGTKEQKEKYLPKLARGEILGCFGLTEPNHGSDPGGMETRAKYNPSSRTYSLTGSKTWITNSPEADIAVVWAKCEDGKVRGFILERGMKGLSTPKIEGKFSLRASATGMILMDEVEVPEENLLPNVSGLGGPFGCLNNARYGIAWGALGAAEFCFHAARQYTLDRIQFGVPLARNQLMQKKMADMLTDITIGLQSCLQLGRLIDEKKAAPEMISMLKRNSCGKALDIARQARDMLGGNGIADEYHIIRHVMNLEAVNTYEGTHDIHALILGRAITGLQSFTVGK from the exons ATGGCATTGAGAACAGCTGCGTGCCGTCTCATGGTCAATCCTCAGAGATGTGCCATGATATCAGTCTGCAGAGCGCAGGGAACTGCAGCGCCTGCCAGAAGGG ATGCAGAGAAGACCGAGCAGAAGGCCAAAGCAC CTAAGGTCCAGTTCGACTGGCGGGACGCCCTGAACCTGGAGGGCCTGCTGACGGAGGAGGAGATCATGATCAGAGACTCCTTCAGAACCTACTGCCAAGAGAAACTCATGCCTCGCATCATCATGGCAAACAGAAATGAAG tgttcCACAGAGAAATTGTGTCAGAGATGGGGGAGCTGGGTGTCCTGGGCCCAACCATTaaag GTTATGGCTGTGCTGGGACTAGTTACGTGGCCTATGGTTTGATTGCTAGAGAAGTAGAAAGAGTGGACAGCGGCTATCGCTCAGTCATGAGTGTGCAGTCATCACTGGTCATGCATCCCATTAACGCGTACGGCACAAAGGAGCAGAAAGAGAAGTACCTCCCCAAACTGG CTCGTGGAGAGATCCTGGGCTGCTTCGGCTTGACAGAGCCAAACCATGGCAGCGACCCCGGCGGCATGGAAACCAGAGCCAAATACAACCCATCCAGCCGCACCTACTCTCTCACTGGCTCAAAGACCTG GATCACCAACTCCCCAGAGGCAGACATCGCTGTAGTCTGGGCCAAATGTGAGGACGGGAAGGTCCGCGGCTTCATCTTGGAGCGTGGCATGAAGGGCCTCTCTACTCCAAAAATCGAGGGAAAGTTCTCCTTGAGAGCGTCCGCCACCGGTATGATCCTCATGGACGAGGTGGAGGTTCCTGAGGAGAACCTGTTGCCTAATGTCTCGGGCCTGGGG GGTCCGTTTGGCTGCTTGAACAATGCTCGTTACGGCATTGCTTGGGGCGCTCTGGGTGCTGCAGAGTTCTGTTTCCATGCGGCTCGTCAGTACACACTCGACAG aatccaGTTTGGTGTTCCACTGGCAAGAAATCAGCTGATGCAGAAGAAAATGGCGGACATGCTGACAGATATCACCATCGGCTTACAGTCCTGTCTGCAGCTGGGGAGACTTATCGATGAGAAAAA AGCGGCCCCAGAAATGATATCCATGCTGAAGAGGAACAGCTGCGGTAAAGCTCTGGACATCGCCAGGCAGGCCAGAGACATGCTGGGAGGAAACGGCATCGCAGACGAATACCACATCATCCGCCACGTCATGAACCTGGAAGCTGTCAACACATAcgaag GTACTCATGATATCCACGCCCTGATCCTGGGCAGAGCCATCACTGGGTTGCAATCCTTCACTGTGGGCAAATAG